The Niallia alba genome includes a window with the following:
- the hrcA gene encoding heat-inducible transcriptional repressor HrcA, whose protein sequence is MLTDRQLLILQVIIDDFISTAQPVGSRSLSKKENITFSSATIRNEMADLEESGFIEKTHSSSGRVPSEKGYRFYVDHLLSPQKLKRSDIMRINSLFAEKIYELENIVQKSAKILSDLTNYTTIVLGPAVKENKLKKIQIVPLNNHTAIAIIVTDSGHVENRMFHLPDSIHAGEIEKLVNILNERLMGVSIDKLHNKIYKEVAFLLKQHISNYEYFINSLSETVKIDTHEKLFFGGKTNILSQPEFHDITKIRNLLNMIEKEDGIPELIRNNSSDISIKIGRENNNTAMENCSIISASYSIGDEQIGSIAILGPTRMEYSRVISLLNILSNDLTKVLTNLYQK, encoded by the coding sequence GTGTTAACTGATCGTCAATTATTAATATTACAAGTGATTATTGATGATTTTATTTCAACAGCACAACCCGTAGGCTCAAGGAGCTTATCGAAGAAAGAAAACATCACGTTTAGCTCCGCTACCATCCGTAATGAAATGGCTGATTTAGAGGAGTCTGGATTTATAGAAAAAACGCACTCTTCTTCAGGGCGTGTACCCTCAGAAAAGGGATATCGTTTTTATGTTGATCATCTATTATCACCACAGAAATTAAAGCGTTCAGATATTATGAGGATTAACTCATTATTTGCAGAAAAAATTTATGAATTAGAAAATATTGTGCAAAAATCTGCTAAAATATTGTCTGATTTAACAAACTATACTACTATTGTCCTTGGACCTGCCGTTAAGGAAAACAAGTTGAAGAAAATTCAAATTGTCCCTTTGAACAACCATACGGCAATCGCCATTATTGTGACAGATTCAGGCCATGTAGAGAACAGAATGTTTCATTTACCTGATTCTATCCATGCAGGGGAAATAGAGAAATTGGTTAATATTTTGAATGAACGGCTAATGGGAGTTTCAATTGACAAGCTTCATAACAAGATTTATAAGGAAGTAGCTTTCTTATTGAAACAACATATTAGTAATTATGAGTATTTTATCAACTCACTTTCAGAAACAGTGAAAATTGATACCCATGAAAAATTATTTTTTGGTGGGAAAACAAATATTTTAAGTCAACCTGAATTTCATGATATTACGAAAATAAGAAATTTATTGAATATGATTGAAAAAGAGGATGGGATTCCAGAGCTCATTCGCAATAACTCATCTGATATTAGCATTAAAATTGGAAGAGAGAATAATAACACCGCAATGGAAAATTGCAGTATTATCTCCGCTTCCTATAGTATCGGGGATGAACAAATTGGTTCAATCGCTATTCTTGGTCCAACAAGAATGGAATATTCAAGGGTTATAAGCTTATTAAATATTTTATCAAATGACCTAACAAAAGTACTTACTAATTTGTATCAAAAGTAA
- the grpE gene encoding nucleotide exchange factor GrpE, whose amino-acid sequence MAEEKTTNSAEMEQQAAQEDIQVEETVEEVFEEAEATPSNEENTAEELKAANEKIAVLEAKLEEESNRYLRLQADFDNSRRRARLDMETAQTYRAQSLVMDLLPNIDNLERALKIEAVDEQTQSLYTGVEMVYRGILEALKKEGVEAIEAVGNEFDPHLHQAVMQEEVEGTESNIVVEEFQKGYKLKDRVIRPAMVKVSQ is encoded by the coding sequence TTGGCAGAAGAAAAAACAACGAATAGTGCAGAGATGGAACAACAAGCAGCACAAGAAGACATCCAAGTAGAAGAAACAGTCGAAGAAGTATTCGAAGAGGCAGAAGCAACTCCTTCCAATGAGGAAAACACAGCTGAAGAATTAAAGGCAGCTAATGAAAAAATTGCTGTACTAGAAGCAAAATTAGAAGAAGAATCTAATCGCTATCTTCGCTTGCAAGCTGATTTTGATAATTCACGTCGCAGAGCAAGGCTTGATATGGAAACGGCTCAAACATATAGAGCACAAAGTCTTGTAATGGACTTATTACCAAACATAGATAATTTGGAAAGAGCTTTGAAAATTGAGGCTGTTGATGAACAAACACAAAGTTTATACACAGGTGTGGAAATGGTTTATCGTGGAATCCTTGAAGCTCTTAAAAAAGAAGGTGTAGAAGCTATCGAAGCGGTTGGAAATGAATTTGATCCACATCTTCATCAAGCAGTAATGCAAGAAGAAGTAGAAGGAACGGAATCTAATATCGTGGTAGAAGAGTTTCAAAAAGGGTATAAGTTAAAAGACAGAGTGATTCGACCTGCAATGGTTAAAGTAAGTCAATAA